The Phyllopteryx taeniolatus isolate TA_2022b chromosome 9, UOR_Ptae_1.2, whole genome shotgun sequence genome contains a region encoding:
- the LOC133483787 gene encoding ral GTPase-activating protein subunit beta-like isoform X2: MHQSESARSGRSHVSVLACFPTSEAREVAVAVVTALGANLGTPTGRSPLRTEAQVKWTLEVLRFGLSLPLDCATLRACVDIYAHWMTVLVSPRDSIPPPVVKEPNVYVQKILRHLRALFLPRSERSAPEYASVCQRVLCAVQLLAREGAGVSGDTWEMLLHFLLCVNQSVLATPTSAPSCQQVSVSSVEVLFQVSLVSCARCFPPRSLWLSWRQMMTTWRFQPAVLDQWTRVVSALTSRSLRLSFGPAFPRFKVADEDAALIPEDMDHQVTLQTWLRFLHLLGNPADLRRPPVDGPAPPGHEDVFLAAMTTISRLVDAFLGVSVVCGEPGEHMLINTGLSTRTHFRARLPSLGVAVTRSPFKDRMPSYVPSGVLRPRSGSAPPTPVNVLSMPSKSPPPPHARQKTSNISKAAGKPQIGSSQTSPSLHLWKSSSVLPAFSWVLYSSPRGPPSPLRGSVDSLLHVFGFCLFDAALVGKDSAPSECWEDGRAEACGTLCRIFSCKKTSEDVLPVYLSRFYAVLLQGLRVCEDFSPPVVSAILLHSSSLFCCDLAGVNLLLPSFICVLEKVLLQRELLSFRAFVSPVHLRRASILVLMSLLPLPQQFGPVQLVPLVDAGAEEVPTGSVRALKPRLVSLLIGSLRTETDSTNTQMLLAAILTLVQDCALMEAAGQTQRKGKIHHAGHGKTKRTDRSSHQSSSAAALWVEFVHLLTQHLTAQWRDDSAVCLATMEVLGGLARVEVSAAEREKKQAVISVCRYIEFQCGRPPPLHSRDLHSIIVAAFHCLSIWLTRHPDILEDQESLLELLEIVELGVSGSKSRQEEEVRCREAKELNPVSLRVKEAAEVTLNCIMQVSGASPFLGSSLNEDALIGCSGPDDSSLKKLRYFALDASVILGFLEQDQGPEKGSASCPSLTVLIRGQFSRHSWNFQHRLQPRQKAVSPQESSSEAQMHARISHCGTGVKNQMLLENINTVPLVPADHSIPDLWEGLTEEVKQHLDHLRGTLERQQRVEAEPRQSGAMTACTPPPPRPVTHVQTARLFLSHLGLVTPETLKDPDSRGVPAQLVSLDASLPGFYEDLRRLDRLPSRTQESAFVFYVRAGQKTAIEILQNVESRCTVSRHFLDFLSSLGRPAARGRESVDFASALGQTGGGGAFDGDRFVLKYDDALTDVTFVVASSSSHVRMEKHSTTDGSTRGEEAEPEVQRSSERRHQSEMMIVWVERLEDVETFPVCELNKSRPLSWPVSPGDADQRLPSATAVRRLRPPAAREQEVRRRRRGPAVRRPPPLGTRPLRRSVPTALTSAVTAATPRSSHVTAAPRPNRRSRRSSEFRIRRRNYHHQN, encoded by the exons ATGcaccaatcagaatcagctcGCAGTGGGCGGAGCCACGTCAGCGTACTGGCTTGCTTCCCGACCAGTGAGGCGAGAGAGGTGGCCGTTGCCGTGGTAACAGCCCTGGGCGCCAACCTGGGAACCCCCACCGGCAGGAGCCCGCTGCGCACGGAAGCGCAG GTGAAGTGGACTCTGGAGGTTTTGCGCTTCGGTCTGAGCCTCCCGCTGGACTGCGCCAcgctgcgtgcgtgcgtggacATTTACGCCCACTGGATGACGGTTCTGGTGTCCCCGCGAGACTCCATCCCGCCGCCGGTCGTCAAGGAGCCCAACGTTTACGTCCAGAAGATCCTCAGACACCTGCGCGCCTTGTTCCTGCCCAG GTCGGAGCGATCCGCTCCGGAGTACGCGTCCGTCTGCCAGCGGGTGCTGTGTGCAGTTCAGCTGCTGGCCAGAGAGGGCGCTGGCGTGAGCGGGGACACCTGGGAGATGCTGCTTCACTTCCTGCTCTGCGTCAACCAGTCGGTGCTGGCCACGCCCACCTCAGCAC CCTCATGTCAGCAGGTGTCCGTGTCATCCGTGGAGGTCCTGTTCCAGGTTAGTCTGGTGTCCTGTGCCCGTTGTTTCCCTCCTCGGTCCTTGTGGCTGTCGTGGAGACAGATGATGACCACGTGGAGGTTTCAGCCCGCCGTACTGGACCAGTGGACACGGGTAGTCTCCGCTCTAACGTCCAG GTCGCTGCGCCTGAGTTTCGGTCCTGCCTTCCCTCGGTTTAAGGTCGCGGATGAGGACGCCGCGCTGATCCCTGAAGACATGGACCACCAGGTCACCCTCCAGACCTGGCTCAGGTTCCTGCATTTGCTCGG CAATCCTGCAGACCTGAGGCGTCCACCGGTGGACGGCCCAGCTCCTCCGGGCCATGAGGATGTCTTCCTCGCAGCAATGACGACGATCAGTAGACTGGTGGACGCATTTCTGG GTGTCTCCGTGGTCTGCGGAGAACCAGGGGAGCACATGCTGATAAACACGG GACTTTCAACCAGAACCCATTTCAGAGCCCGCCTCCCTTCTCTCG gTGTCGCTGTCACCCGAAGTCCTTTCAAAGACAGAATGCCCTCCTACG TCCCCTCAGGTGTCTTGCGTCCTCGTTCTGGAAGTGCTCCTCCGACCCCCGTCAACGTACTGAGCATGCCCAGCAAATCACCGCCTCCACCGCACGCTCGACAGAAGACATCAAACATTTCCAAGGCCGCCGGGAAACCTCAGATAGGATCATCACAA ACATCCCCTTCCCTCCATCTGTGGAAGTCCTCTTCTGTTCTTCCTGCGTTCTCTTGGGTGCTGTACTCATCCCCCCGTGGTCCCCCATCCCCCCTGAGGGGCAGCGTGGACTCCCTGCTTCACGTGTTTGGCTTCTGCCTGTTTGATGCCGCCCTTGTTGGCAAAGACTCTGCTCCTAGTG AGTGCTGGGAAGATGGGCGAGCTGAGGCCTGCGGAACACTTTGTCGGATTTTCTCCTGTAAGAAAACCTCAGAAGATGTCCTTCCTGTGTACCTGTCCAG GTTCTACGCGGTCCTCCTCCAGGGTCTGCGGGTGTGCGAGGACTTCAGCCCTCCTGTCGTGTCCGCCATCCTCCTCCACTCATCGTCGTTGTTCTGCTGTGACCTGGCTGGAGTCAACCTGCTGCTCCCTTCCTTTATCTGCGTCCTGGAGAAGGTTCTGCTGCAAAG GGAGCTGCTGAGCTTCAGGGCCTTTGTGAGCCCGGTGCACTTGCGGCGGGCTTCCATCTTGGTGCTGATGTCACTTTTGCCTCTCCCCCAGCAGTTTGGACCGGTCCAGCTGGTG CCGCTGGTGGATGCCGGTGCCGAAGAAGTCCCCACAGGAAGTGTCCGGGCCCTGAAGCCCCGCCTCGTCAGTCTGCTCATTGGTTCTCTGAGGACAGAGACTGACAGTACCAACACGCAGATGCTCCTCG CGGCCATCTTGACTCTGGTTCAGGACTGTGCTCTGATGGAGGCTGCCGGACAAACTCAACGCAAAGGAAAAATTCACCACGCAGGACACGGCAAGACCAAACGCACCGACAGATCCA GCCACCAATCAAGCTCAGCGGCCGCGCTGTGGGTGGAGTTTGTGCATCTGCTGACTCAACATCTGACCGCCCAGTGGAGGGACGACTCAGCAGTTTGTCTGGCGACAATGGAGGTTTTGGGAGGACTGGCCAGAGTAGAGGTGAGCGCGGCCGAGCGGGAAAAAAAGCAAGCGGTCATCTCGGTCTGTCGCTACATCGAGTTCCAGTGCGGTCGTCCTCCTCCGCTTCACTCCAGAGATCTTCACTCCATTATTGTGGCGGCCTTTCACTGCCTCAGCATCTGGCTCACAAGACACCCCGACATCTTGGAAGACCAG GAGTCTTTGCTGGAGCTTCTGGAGATCGTGGAGCTTGGCGTGTCAGGCAGCAAGTCCAGACAGGAAGAGGAAGTACGGTGTCGAGAGGCGAAAGAACTGAATCCCGTCTCTCTGAGAGTGAAGGAGGCGGCTGAGGTCACGCTCAACTG CATCATGCAGGTGTCTGGAGCGTCTCCATTCCTCGGAAGCTCTTTGAACGAGGACGCACTGATTGGCTGCTCTGGTCCGGATGACAGCAGCCTTAAAAAGCTCAGATATTTTGCTTTGGATGCTTCTGTAATCCTGGGATTTCTGGAACAAGATCAGGGACCTGAAAAAG GTTCTGCGTCATGCCCGTCACTCACGGTGCTGATCCGCGGGCAGTTTTCACGTCACTCCTGGAATTTCCAGCACCGCCTTCAGCCCAGACAG AAAGCAGTCAGCCCTCAGGAAAGTAGCAGTGAAGCCCAGATGCATGCTAGAATATCACACTGCGGGACTGGTGTAAAAAATCAGATGCTTCTGGAAAACATCAACACAGTTCCTCTGGTTCCAGCAGACCACAGTATTCCTGACCTCTGGGAGGGGCTGACTGAGGAG gtgaagcagcatttggaTCATCTGCGAGGAACTTTGGAGCGACAGCAGAGGGTGGAGGCAGAGCCCCGCCAGTCTGGTGCCATGACAGCGTGTACGCCTCCTCCGCCTCGTCCCGTCACTCACGTCCAGACTGCAAGGCTCTTCCTATCCCACTTGGGCCTGGTGACTCCTGAGACCCTGAAG GATCCCGATAGCAGGGGTGTTCCGGCTCAGTTGGTGTCTCTGGACGCGTCCTTGCCAGGATTCTACGAGGACCTGAGACGTTTGGACCGCCTCCCGTCCAGAACCCAGGAATCGGCCTTCGTCTTCTATGTGAGGGCGGGACAGAAGACGGCAATTGAG ATTTTACAGAACGTGGAGTCCCGCTGCACCGTCTCTCGTCACTTCCTGGACTTCCTGTCCAGTCTGGGCCGCCCGGCGGCACGCGGACGGGAGAGCGTAG ATTTCGCCAGCGCCTTGGGGCAgaccggcggcggcggcgcgttCGACGGCGATCGCTTCGTCCTCAAGTACGACGACGCCCTGACGGACGTCACCTTCGTCGTTGCTTCGTCGTCATCGCACGTCAGGATGGAAAAGCACTCAACAA cCGACGGGTCAACGCGCGGGGAGGAGGCGGAGCCAGAGGTTCAAAGATCGTCCGAACGCCGTCACCAATCCGAGATGATGATCGTTTGGGTGGAACGCTTGGAGGACGTCG agACGTTTCCCGTTTGTGAGCTGAACAAGAGCCGACCTCTGAGCTG GCCCGTTAGTCCTGGAGACGCTGATCAACGGTTGCCGTCGGCGACAGCTGTGCGGCGACTCCGCCCCCCCGCCGCACGTGAACAGGAAGTACGCCGTCGGCGCCGCGGTCCTGCGGTACGGCGCCCGCCGCCGCTCGGAACCCGACCCCTACGGCGCTCTGTTCCGACAGCTCTGACCTCCGCGGTTACCGCGGCGACGCCACGCTCGAGTCACGTGACCGCAGCGCCTCGCCCGAACCGAAGATCTCGTCGATCGTCAGAATTCAGAATCCGTCGACGtaattatcatcatcaaaattga
- the LOC133483787 gene encoding ral GTPase-activating protein subunit beta-like isoform X1 yields MHQSESARSGRSHVSVLACFPTSEAREVAVAVVTALGANLGTPTGRSPLRTEAQVKWTLEVLRFGLSLPLDCATLRACVDIYAHWMTVLVSPRDSIPPPVVKEPNVYVQKILRHLRALFLPRSERSAPEYASVCQRVLCAVQLLAREGAGVSGDTWEMLLHFLLCVNQSVLATPTSAPSCQQVSVSSVEVLFQVSLVSCARCFPPRSLWLSWRQMMTTWRFQPAVLDQWTRVVSALTSRSLRLSFGPAFPRFKVADEDAALIPEDMDHQVTLQTWLRFLHLLGNPADLRRPPVDGPAPPGHEDVFLAAMTTISRLVDAFLGVSVVCGEPGEHMLINTGLSTRTHFRARLPSLGVAVTRSPFKDRMPSYVPSGVLRPRSGSAPPTPVNVLSMPSKSPPPPHARQKTSNISKAAGKPQIGSSQTSPSLHLWKSSSVLPAFSWVLYSSPRGPPSPLRGSVDSLLHVFGFCLFDAALVGKDSAPSECWEDGRAEACGTLCRIFSCKKTSEDVLPVYLSRFYAVLLQGLRVCEDFSPPVVSAILLHSSSLFCCDLAGVNLLLPSFICVLEKVLLQRELLSFRAFVSPVHLRRASILVLMSLLPLPQQFGPVQLVPLVDAGAEEVPTGSVRALKPRLVSLLIGSLRTETDSTNTQMLLAAILTLVQDCALMEAAGQTQRKGKIHHAGHGKTKRTDRSSHQSSSAAALWVEFVHLLTQHLTAQWRDDSAVCLATMEVLGGLARVEVSAAEREKKQAVISVCRYIEFQCGRPPPLHSRDLHSIIVAAFHCLSIWLTRHPDILEDQESLLELLEIVELGVSGSKSRQEEEVRCREAKELNPVSLRVKEAAEVTLNCIMQVSGASPFLGSSLNEDALIGCSGPDDSSLKKLRYFALDASVILGFLEQDQGPEKGSASCPSLTVLIRGQFSRHSWNFQHRLQPRQKAVSPQESSSEAQMHARISHCGTGVKNQMLLENINTVPLVPADHSIPDLWEGLTEEVKQHLDHLRGTLERQQRVEAEPRQSGAMTACTPPPPRPVTHVQTARLFLSHLGLVTPETLKDPDSRGVPAQLVSLDASLPGFYEDLRRLDRLPSRTQESAFVFYVRAGQKTAIEILQNVESRCTVSRHFLDFLSSLGRPAARGRESVDFASALGQTGGGGAFDGDRFVLKYDDALTDVTFVVASSSSHVRMEKHSTTDGSTRGEEAEPEVQRSSERRHQSEMMIVWVERLEDVETFPVCELNKSRPLSCGCGVHALFIHSLASGLFRIVSRGNPGPGNLGLLPPLVSGIVVGRRGLGPLVLETLINGCRRRQLCGDSAPPPHVNRKYAVGAAVLRYGARRRSEPDPYGALFRQL; encoded by the exons ATGcaccaatcagaatcagctcGCAGTGGGCGGAGCCACGTCAGCGTACTGGCTTGCTTCCCGACCAGTGAGGCGAGAGAGGTGGCCGTTGCCGTGGTAACAGCCCTGGGCGCCAACCTGGGAACCCCCACCGGCAGGAGCCCGCTGCGCACGGAAGCGCAG GTGAAGTGGACTCTGGAGGTTTTGCGCTTCGGTCTGAGCCTCCCGCTGGACTGCGCCAcgctgcgtgcgtgcgtggacATTTACGCCCACTGGATGACGGTTCTGGTGTCCCCGCGAGACTCCATCCCGCCGCCGGTCGTCAAGGAGCCCAACGTTTACGTCCAGAAGATCCTCAGACACCTGCGCGCCTTGTTCCTGCCCAG GTCGGAGCGATCCGCTCCGGAGTACGCGTCCGTCTGCCAGCGGGTGCTGTGTGCAGTTCAGCTGCTGGCCAGAGAGGGCGCTGGCGTGAGCGGGGACACCTGGGAGATGCTGCTTCACTTCCTGCTCTGCGTCAACCAGTCGGTGCTGGCCACGCCCACCTCAGCAC CCTCATGTCAGCAGGTGTCCGTGTCATCCGTGGAGGTCCTGTTCCAGGTTAGTCTGGTGTCCTGTGCCCGTTGTTTCCCTCCTCGGTCCTTGTGGCTGTCGTGGAGACAGATGATGACCACGTGGAGGTTTCAGCCCGCCGTACTGGACCAGTGGACACGGGTAGTCTCCGCTCTAACGTCCAG GTCGCTGCGCCTGAGTTTCGGTCCTGCCTTCCCTCGGTTTAAGGTCGCGGATGAGGACGCCGCGCTGATCCCTGAAGACATGGACCACCAGGTCACCCTCCAGACCTGGCTCAGGTTCCTGCATTTGCTCGG CAATCCTGCAGACCTGAGGCGTCCACCGGTGGACGGCCCAGCTCCTCCGGGCCATGAGGATGTCTTCCTCGCAGCAATGACGACGATCAGTAGACTGGTGGACGCATTTCTGG GTGTCTCCGTGGTCTGCGGAGAACCAGGGGAGCACATGCTGATAAACACGG GACTTTCAACCAGAACCCATTTCAGAGCCCGCCTCCCTTCTCTCG gTGTCGCTGTCACCCGAAGTCCTTTCAAAGACAGAATGCCCTCCTACG TCCCCTCAGGTGTCTTGCGTCCTCGTTCTGGAAGTGCTCCTCCGACCCCCGTCAACGTACTGAGCATGCCCAGCAAATCACCGCCTCCACCGCACGCTCGACAGAAGACATCAAACATTTCCAAGGCCGCCGGGAAACCTCAGATAGGATCATCACAA ACATCCCCTTCCCTCCATCTGTGGAAGTCCTCTTCTGTTCTTCCTGCGTTCTCTTGGGTGCTGTACTCATCCCCCCGTGGTCCCCCATCCCCCCTGAGGGGCAGCGTGGACTCCCTGCTTCACGTGTTTGGCTTCTGCCTGTTTGATGCCGCCCTTGTTGGCAAAGACTCTGCTCCTAGTG AGTGCTGGGAAGATGGGCGAGCTGAGGCCTGCGGAACACTTTGTCGGATTTTCTCCTGTAAGAAAACCTCAGAAGATGTCCTTCCTGTGTACCTGTCCAG GTTCTACGCGGTCCTCCTCCAGGGTCTGCGGGTGTGCGAGGACTTCAGCCCTCCTGTCGTGTCCGCCATCCTCCTCCACTCATCGTCGTTGTTCTGCTGTGACCTGGCTGGAGTCAACCTGCTGCTCCCTTCCTTTATCTGCGTCCTGGAGAAGGTTCTGCTGCAAAG GGAGCTGCTGAGCTTCAGGGCCTTTGTGAGCCCGGTGCACTTGCGGCGGGCTTCCATCTTGGTGCTGATGTCACTTTTGCCTCTCCCCCAGCAGTTTGGACCGGTCCAGCTGGTG CCGCTGGTGGATGCCGGTGCCGAAGAAGTCCCCACAGGAAGTGTCCGGGCCCTGAAGCCCCGCCTCGTCAGTCTGCTCATTGGTTCTCTGAGGACAGAGACTGACAGTACCAACACGCAGATGCTCCTCG CGGCCATCTTGACTCTGGTTCAGGACTGTGCTCTGATGGAGGCTGCCGGACAAACTCAACGCAAAGGAAAAATTCACCACGCAGGACACGGCAAGACCAAACGCACCGACAGATCCA GCCACCAATCAAGCTCAGCGGCCGCGCTGTGGGTGGAGTTTGTGCATCTGCTGACTCAACATCTGACCGCCCAGTGGAGGGACGACTCAGCAGTTTGTCTGGCGACAATGGAGGTTTTGGGAGGACTGGCCAGAGTAGAGGTGAGCGCGGCCGAGCGGGAAAAAAAGCAAGCGGTCATCTCGGTCTGTCGCTACATCGAGTTCCAGTGCGGTCGTCCTCCTCCGCTTCACTCCAGAGATCTTCACTCCATTATTGTGGCGGCCTTTCACTGCCTCAGCATCTGGCTCACAAGACACCCCGACATCTTGGAAGACCAG GAGTCTTTGCTGGAGCTTCTGGAGATCGTGGAGCTTGGCGTGTCAGGCAGCAAGTCCAGACAGGAAGAGGAAGTACGGTGTCGAGAGGCGAAAGAACTGAATCCCGTCTCTCTGAGAGTGAAGGAGGCGGCTGAGGTCACGCTCAACTG CATCATGCAGGTGTCTGGAGCGTCTCCATTCCTCGGAAGCTCTTTGAACGAGGACGCACTGATTGGCTGCTCTGGTCCGGATGACAGCAGCCTTAAAAAGCTCAGATATTTTGCTTTGGATGCTTCTGTAATCCTGGGATTTCTGGAACAAGATCAGGGACCTGAAAAAG GTTCTGCGTCATGCCCGTCACTCACGGTGCTGATCCGCGGGCAGTTTTCACGTCACTCCTGGAATTTCCAGCACCGCCTTCAGCCCAGACAG AAAGCAGTCAGCCCTCAGGAAAGTAGCAGTGAAGCCCAGATGCATGCTAGAATATCACACTGCGGGACTGGTGTAAAAAATCAGATGCTTCTGGAAAACATCAACACAGTTCCTCTGGTTCCAGCAGACCACAGTATTCCTGACCTCTGGGAGGGGCTGACTGAGGAG gtgaagcagcatttggaTCATCTGCGAGGAACTTTGGAGCGACAGCAGAGGGTGGAGGCAGAGCCCCGCCAGTCTGGTGCCATGACAGCGTGTACGCCTCCTCCGCCTCGTCCCGTCACTCACGTCCAGACTGCAAGGCTCTTCCTATCCCACTTGGGCCTGGTGACTCCTGAGACCCTGAAG GATCCCGATAGCAGGGGTGTTCCGGCTCAGTTGGTGTCTCTGGACGCGTCCTTGCCAGGATTCTACGAGGACCTGAGACGTTTGGACCGCCTCCCGTCCAGAACCCAGGAATCGGCCTTCGTCTTCTATGTGAGGGCGGGACAGAAGACGGCAATTGAG ATTTTACAGAACGTGGAGTCCCGCTGCACCGTCTCTCGTCACTTCCTGGACTTCCTGTCCAGTCTGGGCCGCCCGGCGGCACGCGGACGGGAGAGCGTAG ATTTCGCCAGCGCCTTGGGGCAgaccggcggcggcggcgcgttCGACGGCGATCGCTTCGTCCTCAAGTACGACGACGCCCTGACGGACGTCACCTTCGTCGTTGCTTCGTCGTCATCGCACGTCAGGATGGAAAAGCACTCAACAA cCGACGGGTCAACGCGCGGGGAGGAGGCGGAGCCAGAGGTTCAAAGATCGTCCGAACGCCGTCACCAATCCGAGATGATGATCGTTTGGGTGGAACGCTTGGAGGACGTCG agACGTTTCCCGTTTGTGAGCTGAACAAGAGCCGACCTCTGAGCTG CGGGTGCGGCGTGCACGCGCTCTTCATCCACAGTCTGGCGAGCGGACTGTTCCGGATCGTCTCCCGCGGAAATCCCGGTCCCGGCAACTTGGGTTTGCTGCCCCCGCTGGTCAGCGGGATCGTCGTCGGCAGGCGCGGCCTCG GCCCGTTAGTCCTGGAGACGCTGATCAACGGTTGCCGTCGGCGACAGCTGTGCGGCGACTCCGCCCCCCCGCCGCACGTGAACAGGAAGTACGCCGTCGGCGCCGCGGTCCTGCGGTACGGCGCCCGCCGCCGCTCGGAACCCGACCCCTACGGCGCTCTGTTCCGACAGCTCTGA